In Saccharothrix syringae, the following are encoded in one genomic region:
- a CDS encoding ABC transporter permease, whose protein sequence is MTVLRPRPAPTRPAPAASSPLTRSQRLLGRDWRLAAVFTGPTLLLVAGLILVPIAGSVLTSATERHGAETVFVGLDNYTALVDDAVFHKGVLNSFVFTAYAEIFKVTLGLIAALMLHHMRRGRAVVAGVILLPWVVPTVVTAFTWRSLFDPIFGSVNVLLTDSGIGPALAAVGLVDSWPAEWLSDPALAMPAVILVNVWKGIPFFAVTFLAGLKAIDSGLHEAAIVDGASPWQRFRHITLPGLRNVMIVTVLLSSIWTFNNFDLIWLMTQGGPGDATAPYVMVAYSKAIQQLQLGAGAAVTLVMLPIIGVLVVILVRMMRRGDLPGAGDAGRRRLTPAQRRALPWVVVAASVLVLVWASPHIVWKAALVLGVFVVLAAAVGRVVSAFAARGNRVAARLVGGAGSGVALVGLLGFVLLPLYWMTITAFKSDDQIVARTDDLWPTPWTTEQFTNLFTGRAFGTWYANTVLVSAASTAIALVCAAPAGYALARLRFRGSASFTVTILLTYVMPGALLFIPLYQVVSGIGLNDSPWSLVLAYPTFTLPFATWLLVGYFKSIPADLEEAALVDGCTRFGAFTRIVLPLAKPGLLAVALFTLTNAWNEFLFAFVFITKEDYKTLPVGMQSMIFGDVVPQGQLAAASLLISVPVVVMYGFGQRFLTDGLTAGAVKG, encoded by the coding sequence GTGACGGTCCTGCGCCCGCGGCCGGCGCCGACCCGTCCGGCGCCGGCCGCGTCGTCCCCGCTCACCAGGTCGCAGCGGTTGCTCGGGCGCGACTGGCGCCTCGCCGCGGTGTTCACCGGGCCGACGCTGCTGCTGGTCGCGGGCCTGATCCTGGTGCCGATCGCCGGCTCGGTGCTCACCAGCGCCACGGAGCGCCACGGTGCGGAGACGGTCTTCGTCGGGCTGGACAACTACACCGCCCTCGTCGACGACGCCGTGTTCCACAAGGGCGTGCTCAACTCGTTCGTCTTCACCGCGTACGCCGAGATCTTCAAGGTGACCCTCGGCCTCATCGCGGCGTTGATGCTGCACCACATGCGCCGCGGCCGGGCGGTCGTCGCCGGGGTGATCCTGCTGCCGTGGGTGGTGCCGACGGTCGTCACGGCCTTCACCTGGCGGTCCCTGTTCGACCCGATCTTCGGCAGCGTCAACGTCCTGCTCACCGACTCCGGCATCGGGCCCGCCCTCGCCGCCGTCGGGCTCGTCGACTCCTGGCCCGCCGAGTGGCTGTCCGACCCCGCGCTCGCGATGCCGGCGGTCATCCTGGTCAACGTCTGGAAGGGCATCCCCTTCTTCGCGGTGACGTTCCTCGCCGGGCTCAAGGCCATCGACAGCGGTCTCCACGAGGCGGCGATCGTGGACGGCGCCTCGCCGTGGCAGCGCTTCCGGCACATCACGCTGCCGGGCCTGCGCAACGTCATGATCGTGACGGTGCTGCTGTCGTCGATCTGGACGTTCAACAACTTCGACCTGATCTGGCTGATGACCCAGGGCGGACCGGGGGACGCCACCGCCCCGTACGTGATGGTGGCCTACTCGAAGGCCATCCAGCAGCTGCAGCTGGGCGCGGGCGCCGCGGTCACGCTGGTGATGCTCCCGATCATCGGCGTCCTCGTGGTGATCCTCGTGCGGATGATGCGACGCGGCGACCTGCCGGGCGCGGGCGACGCGGGGCGCAGGCGGCTGACCCCCGCCCAGCGCCGAGCGCTGCCGTGGGTGGTCGTGGCGGCCTCGGTGCTCGTGCTGGTCTGGGCGTCACCGCACATCGTGTGGAAGGCCGCGCTCGTGCTGGGCGTGTTCGTGGTGCTCGCGGCCGCCGTGGGACGGGTCGTCTCCGCGTTCGCCGCGCGGGGCAACCGGGTGGCCGCACGCCTGGTCGGCGGCGCGGGCTCGGGGGTCGCGCTCGTGGGCCTGCTGGGCTTCGTGCTCCTCCCGCTCTACTGGATGACGATCACGGCCTTCAAGTCCGACGACCAGATCGTCGCGCGCACCGACGACCTCTGGCCGACCCCGTGGACCACCGAGCAGTTCACGAACCTGTTCACGGGCCGGGCGTTCGGCACCTGGTACGCCAACACGGTCCTGGTGTCGGCGGCGTCCACCGCGATCGCCCTGGTCTGCGCGGCGCCGGCCGGCTACGCGCTGGCGCGGCTGAGGTTCCGGGGCTCGGCGAGCTTCACGGTGACGATCCTGCTCACCTACGTGATGCCGGGTGCGCTGCTGTTCATCCCGCTGTACCAGGTGGTGAGCGGGATCGGGCTCAACGACTCGCCGTGGTCGCTCGTGCTCGCCTACCCCACGTTCACCCTGCCGTTCGCGACGTGGCTGCTCGTGGGCTACTTCAAGTCGATCCCGGCCGACCTGGAGGAGGCCGCGCTGGTCGACGGCTGCACGCGGTTCGGGGCGTTCACCCGGATCGTGCTGCCGCTGGCCAAGCCGGGCCTGCTCGCGGTCGCGCTGTTCACGCTCACCAACGCGTGGAACGAGTTCCTGTTCGCCTTCGTGTTCATCACCAAGGAGGACTACAAGACGCTGCCCGTCGGCATGCAGTCGATGATCTTCGGTGACGTGGTGCCGCAGGGGCAGTTGGCCGCGGCCTCGCTGCTGATCAGCGTGCCGGTCGTGGTCATGTACGGGTTCGGGCAGCGGTTCCTGACCGACGGCTTGACCGCGGGGGCCGTGAAGGGGTGA
- a CDS encoding GAF domain-containing protein, with amino-acid sequence MTAASDQHPFTAESAADEDLRALFGQSIAVFASLAGPAHVVETANPAFLATIGEHRARTGVPLAELMPELAGQGFIALLDEVYRTGEPYTGRDVRVVLDTGPHAREAFFDFTYEPRRDGRGDVVGIRVIGVETTQVKHAQHLMAEHRALLEQIARQAPLAEVLDGMARCIEDLAPREVLVSVLLADPDGRHLRHGAAPSLPDFYNQAIDGIATGEGVGSCGTAAHRREPVVVTDIATDPFWDDFRDLAEQAGVAACWSTPILARDGSLLGTFAMYHRTPRAPQELDLALARVFAGTAALAIERHHTEQARRDAEVRAEQAHAELTRAMRAEQKLRAEAEQRAAAAAELADRMRAAAAAQAAVPHPEQCRLGGADGCTEPAELKVADAWGDAAWGCHAHAEEALLTVRSAFIANEELGGLAAYLNRRPARARHTGGPHTG; translated from the coding sequence ATGACAGCGGCGTCAGACCAGCACCCCTTCACCGCGGAATCCGCGGCCGACGAGGACCTGCGGGCCTTGTTCGGGCAGTCCATCGCGGTGTTCGCCTCGCTGGCGGGGCCGGCGCACGTGGTGGAGACGGCGAACCCGGCGTTCCTCGCCACCATCGGCGAGCACCGGGCGCGCACCGGTGTCCCGCTGGCCGAGTTGATGCCCGAACTGGCCGGTCAGGGCTTCATCGCCCTGCTCGACGAGGTCTACCGCACCGGTGAGCCCTACACCGGCCGCGACGTGCGGGTGGTGCTCGACACCGGCCCGCACGCCCGGGAGGCGTTCTTCGACTTCACCTACGAGCCGCGCCGCGACGGCCGGGGCGACGTCGTCGGCATCCGGGTGATCGGCGTGGAGACCACCCAGGTCAAGCACGCCCAGCACCTGATGGCCGAGCACCGCGCCCTGCTGGAGCAGATCGCCCGGCAGGCGCCCCTGGCCGAGGTCCTCGACGGGATGGCCCGCTGCATCGAGGACCTGGCCCCGCGGGAGGTGCTCGTCTCCGTCCTGCTCGCCGACCCCGACGGCCGGCACCTGCGCCACGGCGCCGCGCCCAGCCTGCCCGACTTCTACAACCAGGCCATCGACGGGATCGCCACCGGCGAGGGCGTCGGCTCCTGCGGCACGGCCGCCCACCGGCGGGAGCCGGTCGTGGTCACCGACATCGCCACCGACCCGTTCTGGGACGACTTCCGCGACCTGGCCGAGCAGGCCGGCGTGGCCGCCTGCTGGTCCACCCCGATCCTGGCCCGCGACGGGAGCCTGCTGGGCACCTTCGCCATGTACCACCGGACCCCGCGCGCACCGCAGGAGCTCGACCTCGCCCTGGCCCGCGTCTTCGCCGGCACCGCGGCCCTGGCCATCGAACGCCACCACACCGAGCAGGCGCGCCGCGACGCCGAGGTCCGCGCCGAGCAGGCCCACGCCGAGCTGACCAGGGCGATGCGCGCGGAGCAGAAGCTGCGCGCCGAAGCGGAGCAGCGCGCCGCCGCCGCGGCGGAACTGGCCGACCGCATGCGCGCCGCCGCGGCCGCCCAGGCCGCCGTGCCGCACCCCGAGCAGTGCCGGCTCGGCGGCGCCGACGGGTGCACCGAACCGGCCGAGCTCAAGGTCGCCGACGCCTGGGGCGACGCGGCCTGGGGCTGCCACGCCCACGCCGAGGAAGCCCTCCTCACCGTGCGGTCGGCGTTCATCGCCAACGAGGAACTCGGCGGCCTGGCCGCCTACCTCAACCGCCGACCCGCCCGAGCGCGGCACACCGGAGGTCCCCACACCGGCTGA
- a CDS encoding NAD(P)/FAD-dependent oxidoreductase encodes MADGGRTIGVVGSGIAGLRAAKALLTCGVDAEVVIFGDEAHRTYNRPGLTKRPYPPPGAPGTAMAEDLEVAGLDDDALTWRLGTGVDTADLRDKVLHLSTGETFDYDGLVIASGVRARTSTGGSGGSHPRRTLRGLDDAQHIHDELRASGKVTIAGAGFVACELASLAGKYGCEVVMLESPRRGPFRGLLGKRISIALRRWFARHGVTFLPGDPEPSPDRSLFVEAIGSVPNTEWLRGNGLDLSDGVRVDARMRVPGHEDVFAAGDVARYPDPWAAGRLTRIELWKNAIDTGDLAGRSLAASLGRGAGKPRLGYFPNTTSEVFGLRIQVAGNPKASDAAEVVRGDPDHPDRGVLVRFLRGGVAVGVAYLDEGARFNSTYIELLRSLKADPAGAVAAG; translated from the coding sequence ATGGCTGACGGGGGGAGGACCATCGGCGTGGTCGGTTCCGGCATAGCCGGGCTGCGGGCGGCCAAGGCGCTGCTCACGTGCGGGGTCGACGCCGAGGTCGTCATCTTCGGCGACGAGGCCCACCGCACCTACAACCGGCCGGGCCTGACCAAGAGGCCGTACCCGCCGCCGGGCGCCCCCGGCACGGCGATGGCCGAGGACCTGGAGGTCGCCGGGCTCGACGACGACGCCCTGACCTGGCGCCTCGGCACCGGGGTCGACACCGCGGACTTGCGCGACAAGGTGCTGCACCTGAGCACGGGCGAAACGTTCGACTACGACGGCCTGGTGATCGCCTCGGGCGTACGCGCGCGCACCTCGACCGGGGGCAGCGGCGGGTCCCACCCGCGCAGGACCTTGCGCGGGCTGGACGACGCGCAGCACATCCACGACGAACTCCGGGCGAGCGGGAAGGTCACGATAGCGGGCGCCGGGTTCGTCGCCTGCGAACTCGCGTCGCTGGCCGGGAAGTACGGTTGTGAAGTCGTCATGCTGGAATCGCCGCGCCGCGGGCCGTTCCGGGGCCTGCTGGGGAAGCGCATCTCGATCGCCCTCCGGCGCTGGTTCGCCCGGCACGGCGTGACGTTCCTGCCGGGCGACCCGGAGCCCTCGCCGGACCGGTCCCTGTTCGTCGAAGCGATCGGCAGCGTGCCCAACACGGAATGGCTGCGCGGGAACGGCCTGGACCTGTCCGACGGGGTGCGCGTCGACGCACGCATGCGCGTCCCGGGGCACGAGGACGTGTTCGCGGCCGGGGACGTCGCCCGCTACCCCGACCCGTGGGCGGCGGGACGCCTCACGCGCATCGAGTTGTGGAAGAACGCGATCGACACCGGCGACCTCGCGGGCAGGTCCTTGGCGGCGTCCCTGGGTCGCGGTGCGGGGAAACCCCGGCTCGGGTACTTCCCGAACACGACCAGTGAGGTGTTCGGCCTGCGCATCCAGGTCGCCGGCAACCCGAAGGCGTCGGACGCCGCGGAGGTCGTCCGCGGGGATCCGGACCACCCGGACCGCGGGGTGCTCGTGAGGTTCCTCCGCGGGGGTGTCGCGGTCGGGGTGGCCTACCTGGACGAGGGCGCCCGGTTCAACAGCACGTACATCGAGCTCCTGAGGTCGTTGAAGGCGGACCCGGCCGGCGCCGTGGCCGCGGGCTGA
- a CDS encoding ferredoxin, whose amino-acid sequence MRILVDRVRCQNHGQCAISAPTNFELDADGELRYRESFDDEDASDIEDAVDSCPVQAITLDSDG is encoded by the coding sequence GTGAGGATCCTTGTTGACCGGGTCCGGTGCCAGAACCACGGGCAGTGCGCGATCTCGGCCCCGACCAACTTCGAGCTCGACGCCGACGGGGAGCTCCGGTACCGCGAGTCGTTCGACGACGAGGACGCGTCCGACATCGAGGACGCCGTGGACTCCTGCCCCGTGCAGGCCATCACCCTGGACAGCGATGGCTGA
- a CDS encoding cytochrome P450, with translation MTQQLAVPHLDISSERFRMNSREMRRARADHWYARTDWGIAVLTYEDCKLLLKNPHLTQGSAKWPAHHGVVDGLYDRWWRKTLLVLEGDEHNRIRRLVNPAFSPRRIEPLRPRFRALADSLVDEWVDDGRTEFAGRFAAPYSTRVLCMMLGIDEHDWEEVYQLSSTIGLGIGITIKENIARIDDAVAELTRYAESLVAARRRSPRDDILSALVGARDEDDGRLSDQELINLIILLVFAGIDTTRNQLVLTVASFSEQPDQWEKLAADPDRYAAKAAEEALRVNPIARWVSREAGETFRYRERTIEKGTTIHLLTLSSGTDPAEYDDPDRIDLDADRSPHLAFGGGMHHCLGHFVARADIDVAVSALSTRLTDLRVGEDAEWLPDSGNTGANTLPITFTRRP, from the coding sequence ATGACGCAGCAGCTCGCAGTGCCGCACCTCGACATCAGTTCCGAACGCTTCCGCATGAACTCGCGGGAGATGCGGAGGGCGCGGGCCGACCACTGGTACGCGCGAACCGACTGGGGCATCGCCGTCCTCACCTACGAGGACTGCAAACTCCTCCTGAAGAACCCCCACCTGACGCAGGGGTCGGCCAAGTGGCCCGCGCACCACGGCGTGGTCGACGGGCTCTACGACCGCTGGTGGAGGAAGACCCTGCTCGTGCTGGAGGGTGACGAGCACAACCGGATCCGGCGCCTGGTCAACCCGGCGTTCTCGCCGCGCCGCATCGAACCGCTGCGCCCCCGCTTCCGGGCCCTGGCGGACAGCCTGGTCGACGAGTGGGTCGACGACGGGCGGACCGAGTTCGCCGGTCGCTTCGCGGCACCGTACTCGACCAGGGTCCTGTGCATGATGCTGGGCATCGACGAGCACGACTGGGAGGAGGTCTACCAGCTCTCCTCCACCATCGGGCTCGGGATCGGCATCACCATCAAGGAGAACATCGCGCGGATCGACGACGCCGTCGCCGAGCTGACCCGGTACGCCGAGTCCCTGGTGGCCGCCAGGAGGCGGTCGCCCCGGGACGACATCCTGAGCGCCCTGGTGGGTGCGCGGGACGAGGACGACGGCAGGCTCTCGGACCAGGAGCTGATCAACCTCATCATCCTGCTCGTCTTCGCCGGGATCGACACGACGCGGAACCAGCTGGTGCTGACCGTCGCCTCGTTCTCGGAGCAGCCGGACCAGTGGGAGAAGCTGGCGGCGGACCCGGACCGCTACGCCGCGAAGGCGGCCGAAGAAGCCCTTCGCGTCAACCCGATCGCCCGGTGGGTCTCGCGCGAGGCGGGGGAGACGTTCCGGTACCGGGAGCGCACCATCGAGAAGGGCACGACGATCCACCTGCTCACCCTCTCGTCGGGCACCGATCCCGCCGAGTACGACGACCCGGACCGGATCGACCTCGACGCCGACCGCTCGCCCCACCTCGCGTTCGGCGGCGGCATGCACCACTGCCTGGGTCACTTCGTCGCCAGGGCGGACATCGACGTGGCGGTCTCGGCGCTGTCGACCCGGCTGACCGACCTGCGCGTGGGCGAGGACGCCGAGTGGCTGCCCGACTCCGGGAACACCGGCGCGAACACGTTGCCGATCACGTTCACTCGACGTCCCTGA
- the ectA gene encoding diaminobutyrate acetyltransferase, translating into MTTTTAPGAGADRGTAAKGRAVFRTPVPEDGPAVWKLVENTPGLDTNSAYCYALWFRDFAGGSLVATADDELVGFLTGYRRPDEPETYFVWQTAVNPRHGIPFLGVKLFQAAADRQVAGGARYVEATVSAENKAILMVLKQFAKKHSARVETGVLFPGSLFPDGHHDEVLYRIGPLTAG; encoded by the coding sequence ATGACGACCACCACCGCACCCGGTGCCGGCGCGGACCGGGGCACCGCCGCGAAGGGGCGCGCGGTCTTCCGGACACCGGTGCCCGAGGACGGCCCGGCCGTGTGGAAGCTGGTCGAGAACACCCCCGGCCTGGACACCAACAGCGCCTACTGCTACGCGCTGTGGTTCCGGGACTTCGCCGGCGGTTCGCTGGTCGCGACCGCGGACGACGAGCTCGTCGGCTTCCTCACCGGCTACCGCCGCCCCGACGAGCCCGAGACCTACTTCGTCTGGCAGACCGCCGTCAACCCGCGCCACGGCATCCCGTTCCTCGGGGTGAAGCTCTTCCAGGCCGCGGCCGACCGGCAGGTGGCCGGGGGCGCCCGGTACGTCGAGGCCACGGTCTCCGCCGAGAACAAGGCGATCCTCATGGTGCTCAAGCAGTTCGCCAAGAAGCACTCGGCCCGCGTCGAGACCGGCGTGCTCTTCCCCGGCAGCCTCTTCCCGGACGGCCACCACGACGAAGTCCTCTACCGCATCGGCCCGTTGACCGCCGGTTGA
- the ectB gene encoding diaminobutyrate--2-oxoglutarate transaminase — protein MTITPPGLGVFEALESEVRSYCRGWPTVFERARGSWMVDEHGTSYLDFFAGAGSLNYGHNPPPLKRALLDYLERDGVTHGLDMSTRAKRGFLETFRDLVLRPRELPYKVMFPGPTGTNAVEAALKLARKVKGRGTIVSFTNAFHGMSLGSLAVTGNAFKRAGAGVPLGHTTTMPYDHYMDGKTPDFLWFERLLGDRGSGLDQPAAVIVETVQGEGGVNVARPEWLRALARLCRRHDMLLIVDDIQMGCGRTGAFFSFEEAGITPDIVTVSKSISGYGLPLSLCLFRPELDVWEPGEHNGTFRGNNPAFVTAAAALDTYWSDDALARQTRAHAQTIEAALRDTAAHHSGSAYRGRGMVWGLELADPRHAGRAARRAFELGLLFETSGAHCQVVKLMPPLTVTTDELDHGLRIAQRAVHETA, from the coding sequence GTGACGATCACCCCGCCCGGGCTCGGCGTCTTCGAGGCGCTGGAGTCGGAGGTGCGCAGCTACTGCCGCGGCTGGCCGACCGTCTTCGAGCGGGCCCGGGGCAGCTGGATGGTCGACGAGCACGGCACCAGCTACCTGGACTTCTTCGCCGGTGCGGGCTCGCTCAACTACGGCCACAACCCGCCACCGCTCAAGCGCGCCCTGCTCGACTACCTGGAGCGCGACGGCGTCACCCACGGCCTGGACATGTCCACCCGCGCCAAGCGCGGCTTCCTGGAGACCTTCCGGGACCTCGTGCTGCGCCCGCGGGAGCTGCCCTACAAGGTCATGTTCCCCGGCCCGACGGGCACCAACGCCGTCGAAGCCGCCCTCAAGCTGGCGCGCAAGGTCAAGGGGCGCGGGACGATCGTCTCGTTCACCAATGCCTTCCACGGCATGTCGCTGGGCTCCCTGGCGGTCACCGGCAACGCCTTCAAGCGGGCCGGTGCCGGTGTCCCGCTCGGGCACACCACGACGATGCCCTACGACCACTACATGGACGGGAAGACACCCGACTTCCTGTGGTTCGAGCGGCTGCTCGGGGACCGCGGGTCCGGGTTGGACCAGCCGGCCGCGGTGATCGTGGAGACGGTCCAGGGCGAGGGCGGCGTCAACGTGGCCCGCCCGGAGTGGCTGCGCGCCCTCGCCCGGCTCTGCCGGCGGCACGACATGCTGCTGATCGTCGACGACATCCAGATGGGCTGCGGCCGGACCGGGGCGTTCTTCTCCTTCGAGGAGGCCGGCATAACCCCGGACATCGTCACCGTCTCGAAGTCCATCAGCGGCTACGGGCTGCCCCTGTCGCTGTGCCTGTTCCGACCGGAACTGGACGTCTGGGAGCCGGGCGAGCACAACGGCACGTTCCGCGGCAACAACCCCGCGTTCGTCACCGCGGCCGCCGCCCTCGACACCTACTGGTCGGACGACGCGCTCGCGCGGCAGACCCGGGCGCACGCCCAGACCATCGAAGCCGCGCTGCGCGACACCGCCGCGCACCACAGCGGGTCCGCCTACCGCGGCCGCGGGATGGTGTGGGGCCTGGAGCTCGCCGACCCCCGGCACGCCGGCCGCGCCGCGCGGCGGGCCTTCGAGCTCGGGCTCCTCTTCGAGACCTCCGGGGCGCACTGCCAGGTGGTCAAGCTGATGCCCCCGCTGACCGTCACCACCGACGAACTCGACCACGGGCTGCGCATCGCACAACGCGCCGTCCACGAAACGGCATGA
- a CDS encoding acyl carrier protein: protein MDRNTVVSALEQALTEVLERPVTGLDGHVRLFDDLHLDSTTMLEMLMALEDSLGLVVDPEDLDADDFVSVDTFTTFVLSSLSTARAAS from the coding sequence ATGGACCGCAACACCGTCGTCTCCGCGCTGGAGCAGGCCCTGACCGAGGTGCTGGAGCGGCCCGTCACCGGGCTCGACGGCCACGTCAGGCTCTTCGACGACCTGCACCTGGACTCCACCACGATGCTGGAGATGCTGATGGCCCTGGAGGACTCCCTCGGCCTGGTCGTCGACCCGGAGGACCTCGACGCCGACGACTTCGTCTCGGTGGACACCTTCACCACGTTCGTCCTCTCCTCGCTGAGCACGGCGCGGGCCGCGTCGTGA
- a CDS encoding class I adenylate-forming enzyme family protein, with product MARTAQLLHELLEAAADRSPRSVALSSRDRGLTYRELASASTRMAASLWRGGLRRGDRVVVTAADGIGIAVLVYAASRLGAVFSVLHEQVRGGPLEHVLRDCEPKLLVSDDPAAGRTAAGCGVRFLGFDELVRTALDADADGCPAPPGGGALAVDPVSLIYTSGTTSLPKAVVSTHQQVLFAVSAIQECLGYRGDDVVYCPLPLSFDYGLYQVYLAALSGARLHLGTVAETGPPLLRSLEAAGATVLPAVPSIADRLAWLLRRSSGGLDRLRLLTNTGAALAETTMSALRAALPRLRIQVMYGLTECKRTAIMPPDGDLDHPGSCGLPLPGTEVFVIDDDGDRLPPGEIGQFVVRGPNVMAGYWKRPELTADRFPRAEGLFPELRTGDYGRQDEEGYLYFSGRRDDIYKERGFRLSATEVEAAAHRVPGVTSAAVLPPSGGRSSLLAVVADIPAEEVRDRMRDHIEPFKIPRRCVRLEQLPTNGNGKVDRKRLEALVGSGADGAHPTASPR from the coding sequence ATGGCCCGCACCGCACAGCTGCTGCACGAACTCCTGGAGGCGGCCGCCGACCGCAGCCCCCGATCCGTCGCGCTGAGTTCGCGGGACCGCGGCCTGACCTACCGGGAACTCGCTTCCGCCAGCACCAGGATGGCCGCGTCCCTGTGGCGCGGAGGACTGCGGCGCGGCGACCGGGTCGTGGTCACCGCGGCCGACGGGATCGGCATCGCCGTGCTGGTCTACGCGGCCTCCCGCCTGGGCGCCGTGTTCAGCGTCCTGCACGAGCAGGTGCGCGGCGGGCCGCTGGAACACGTGCTGCGGGACTGCGAACCGAAGCTGCTGGTCTCCGACGACCCGGCCGCGGGGCGGACCGCCGCCGGGTGCGGTGTGCGGTTCCTCGGGTTCGACGAGCTGGTCCGGACCGCGCTCGACGCGGACGCCGACGGGTGCCCCGCTCCCCCCGGCGGGGGCGCCCTGGCCGTCGACCCCGTCAGCCTGATCTACACCTCGGGCACCACCTCGCTGCCCAAGGCCGTGGTCAGCACCCACCAGCAGGTGCTCTTCGCGGTGTCCGCGATCCAGGAGTGCCTGGGGTACCGCGGCGACGACGTCGTGTACTGCCCGCTGCCGCTCTCCTTCGACTACGGTCTCTACCAGGTCTACCTCGCGGCCCTGAGCGGCGCCCGGCTGCACCTGGGCACCGTCGCCGAGACCGGCCCGCCGCTGCTGCGCAGCCTGGAGGCCGCCGGGGCGACCGTGCTGCCCGCCGTGCCCTCCATCGCGGACCGGCTCGCCTGGCTGCTGCGCCGCAGCAGCGGGGGGCTCGACCGGCTGCGGCTGCTGACCAACACCGGTGCGGCCCTGGCCGAGACCACCATGTCCGCGCTGCGCGCCGCGCTCCCCCGGCTGCGGATCCAGGTCATGTACGGGCTCACGGAGTGCAAGCGCACGGCGATCATGCCCCCCGACGGGGACCTCGACCACCCGGGGTCCTGCGGGCTGCCGCTGCCGGGCACCGAGGTCTTCGTCATCGACGACGACGGGGACCGGCTGCCCCCCGGGGAGATCGGCCAGTTCGTCGTGCGGGGCCCGAACGTCATGGCCGGCTACTGGAAGCGCCCCGAGCTGACCGCCGACCGCTTCCCCCGCGCGGAGGGGCTGTTCCCCGAGCTGCGCACCGGCGACTACGGCCGGCAGGACGAGGAGGGGTACCTCTACTTCTCCGGTCGCCGGGACGACATCTACAAGGAGCGGGGGTTCCGCCTCAGCGCCACCGAGGTCGAAGCCGCCGCCCACCGCGTACCCGGCGTGACCTCGGCGGCCGTGCTCCCCCCGAGCGGCGGCCGGTCCTCGCTCCTCGCGGTGGTGGCCGACATCCCCGCGGAGGAGGTCCGGGACCGGATGCGCGACCACATCGAGCCCTTCAAGATCCCGCGCCGCTGCGTCCGGCTGGAGCAGCTGCCCACCAACGGGAACGGGAAGGTCGACCGCAAGCGCCTGGAAGCCCTCGTGGGCAGCGGCGCCGACGGCGCGCACCCGACCGCCTCCCCCCGGTGA
- a CDS encoding holo-ACP synthase — MSTGSSRAVRVGVDVLDCSELRRLVERPWFLRFGFAPEELAHADTLGARRRLEFLAGRFAAKEAVLKVLGVGFLQGVAPREICVEHAPRGAPVVRLRGRAARLTASPVSVSITHKQDVVAAVALGLSPAAEDGRTEPKEPGAMSPPTATTTATAQRGARGGPTQETTAFLRVRIGQEDAHYGGDLVDGARILRLFGDLVTEITIRTDGDEGLLSQYSDLRFTAPVKPGDYIEARARLVRRTRLRRVVELQAHKVLGARPGAGPSAAAVLDEPQLVCAATATTVVPHRAASALGTSVEET; from the coding sequence ATGAGCACCGGGTCGAGCCGGGCCGTCCGGGTCGGGGTGGACGTCCTCGACTGCTCGGAACTGCGCCGCCTGGTCGAGCGACCCTGGTTCCTGCGCTTCGGCTTCGCCCCGGAGGAACTGGCCCACGCCGACACCCTCGGCGCCCGCCGGCGCCTGGAGTTCCTGGCGGGCCGGTTCGCCGCCAAGGAGGCCGTCCTCAAGGTCCTGGGGGTCGGCTTCCTCCAGGGGGTGGCGCCGCGGGAGATCTGCGTGGAGCACGCACCGCGCGGTGCCCCCGTCGTGCGCCTCCGGGGGCGGGCCGCCCGGTTGACCGCGTCCCCGGTCTCGGTGTCCATCACCCACAAGCAGGACGTCGTGGCCGCGGTCGCCCTCGGCCTCTCCCCGGCCGCCGAAGACGGACGAACAGAACCGAAGGAGCCCGGTGCCATGTCACCACCGACCGCCACCACGACCGCCACCGCCCAGCGCGGCGCCCGCGGTGGACCCACCCAGGAGACGACGGCCTTCCTCCGCGTGCGGATCGGCCAGGAGGACGCCCACTACGGGGGTGACCTGGTGGACGGCGCGCGCATCCTGCGGCTGTTCGGCGACCTGGTCACCGAGATCACCATCCGCACGGACGGCGACGAGGGGCTGCTGTCCCAGTACAGCGACCTCCGCTTCACCGCGCCCGTGAAACCGGGCGACTACATCGAGGCACGTGCGCGGCTGGTGCGGCGGACCAGGCTGCGCCGGGTGGTGGAGCTCCAGGCGCACAAGGTCCTCGGCGCCCGCCCCGGAGCGGGGCCGAGCGCCGCCGCGGTCCTCGACGAGCCCCAGCTCGTGTGCGCCGCCACCGCCACCACCGTCGTCCCCCACCGCGCGGCGTCCGCCCTGGGCACCTCCGTCGAGGAGACCTGA